A DNA window from Hemibagrus wyckioides isolate EC202008001 linkage group LG11, SWU_Hwy_1.0, whole genome shotgun sequence contains the following coding sequences:
- the st6gal2b gene encoding beta-galactoside alpha-2,6-sialyltransferase 2b isoform X1, whose product MKAWVYSTAVSRICDKKSSSISKNSYNDIHPNLQKRLLRAVPSLYRMKKKHQNLLFVGVIAWVLISIIFFCQNTYSSLIYFRTSVLSNSSQGSMRLITAPHVENNTSTEQLNEKDRRHGRTVNPLIMQQNSSVDETWADKVVRGLWMGWATSDMLSLQLQKAKEEYTAINLYKVNYTGELKQQRDKKKLLCELKQQEALRTLNGSEEPFASLGWQKLVPHQPLEQAMSGPYRTCAVVCSAGAILNSSLGHEIDSHDAVLRFNAAPTEGYENDVGNKTTIRIINSQIMAGPQHRFNDSHLYKNVTLVAWDPSPYSGNLEKWYKSPDHDLFTAYIEQRKRSPSQPFYILHPDFLWNLWDILQGNTEENVHPNPPSSGFIGIILMMNICETVDIYEFIPSKRHTTLCHYYAQYHDMACTLGAYHPLLYEKLLIRRMTTASLDELMTKGKATLPGFSQITC is encoded by the exons ATGAAAGCGTGGGTGTACAGCACAGCTGTGAGCAGGATCTGTGACAAGAAGAGCAGCAGCATTTCCAAAAACAGTTATAATGACATTCATCCAAATCTTCAAAAGAG GTTACTCCGAGCTGTGCCTAGCTTGTACAGGATGAAGAAGAAACATCAGAATCTGTTGTTTGTGGGTGTTATAGCCTGGGTGTTGATctccattatttttttctgccagAACACATACTCCAGCTTGATCTACTTCCGCACTTCTGTACTGTCAAATTCCAGCCAGGGCAGCATGAGGCTCATCACTGCCCCCCATGTGGAAAACAACACCAGCACTGAACAGCTGAATGAGAAAGATCGCCGTCATGGCAGAACTGTCAATCCTCTGATAATGCAGCAGAATTCGAGTGTAGATGAGACCTGGGCAGATAAAGTGGTTAGAGGACTATGGATGGGCTGGGCAACTTCTGACATGCTGAGCTTACAGCTTCAGAAAGCCAAGGAGGAATATACTGCTATCAATCTGTACAAGGTGAATTACACAGGAGAGCTGAAACAGCAGAGGGACAAGAAGAAGCTCCTGTGCGAGCTGAAGCAGCAGGAAGCCCTCCGGACTCTGAATGGGTCTGAGGAACCCTTTGCAAGTCTAGGATGGCAGAAACTGGTACCCCACCAACCTCTGGAGCAGGCAATGAGTGGCCCCTACAGGACATGTGCTGTGGTTTGCTCGGCTGGTGCCATTCTCAACTCATCACTGGGTCATGAGATTG ATTCTCATGACGCAGTGCTTCGATTCAATGCTGCTCCAACTGAGGGCTATGAGAATGATGTGGGCAACAAGACCACCATCCGCATCATCAACTCTCAG ATTATGGCTGGTCCACAGCATAGGTTTAATGACAGTCATCTCTATAAAAATGTTACACTTGTGGCATGGGATCCTAGTCCATATTCTGGCAACCTTGAAAAG TGGTACAAGAGCCCAGATCATGACCTGTTCACAGCATATATTGAACAAAGGAAGAGATCTCCATCACAGCCCTTCTACATCCTGCACCCAGACTTCCTCTGGAACCTGTGGGACATTCTTCAGGGCAACACAGAAGAGAACGTCCATCCCAATCCACCCTCGTCAGGGTTCATAG GTATCATTCTGATGATGAACATTTGTGAGACTGTTGATATCTATGAGTTCATCCCATCTAAAAGACACACAACTCTGTGCCACTACTATGCGCAGTACCATGACATGGCCTGCACACTGGGAGCGTATCACCCACTGCTTTATGAGAAGCTTCTCATCAGAAGAATGACCACTGCCTCTTTGGACGAACTTATGACAAAGGGAAAGGCCACTCTCCCAGGGTTTAGTCAGATCACCTGCTAA
- the st6gal2b gene encoding beta-galactoside alpha-2,6-sialyltransferase 2b isoform X2 yields MRLITAPHVENNTSTEQLNEKDRRHGRTVNPLIMQQNSSVDETWADKVVRGLWMGWATSDMLSLQLQKAKEEYTAINLYKVNYTGELKQQRDKKKLLCELKQQEALRTLNGSEEPFASLGWQKLVPHQPLEQAMSGPYRTCAVVCSAGAILNSSLGHEIDSHDAVLRFNAAPTEGYENDVGNKTTIRIINSQIMAGPQHRFNDSHLYKNVTLVAWDPSPYSGNLEKWYKSPDHDLFTAYIEQRKRSPSQPFYILHPDFLWNLWDILQGNTEENVHPNPPSSGFIGIILMMNICETVDIYEFIPSKRHTTLCHYYAQYHDMACTLGAYHPLLYEKLLIRRMTTASLDELMTKGKATLPGFSQITC; encoded by the exons ATGAGGCTCATCACTGCCCCCCATGTGGAAAACAACACCAGCACTGAACAGCTGAATGAGAAAGATCGCCGTCATGGCAGAACTGTCAATCCTCTGATAATGCAGCAGAATTCGAGTGTAGATGAGACCTGGGCAGATAAAGTGGTTAGAGGACTATGGATGGGCTGGGCAACTTCTGACATGCTGAGCTTACAGCTTCAGAAAGCCAAGGAGGAATATACTGCTATCAATCTGTACAAGGTGAATTACACAGGAGAGCTGAAACAGCAGAGGGACAAGAAGAAGCTCCTGTGCGAGCTGAAGCAGCAGGAAGCCCTCCGGACTCTGAATGGGTCTGAGGAACCCTTTGCAAGTCTAGGATGGCAGAAACTGGTACCCCACCAACCTCTGGAGCAGGCAATGAGTGGCCCCTACAGGACATGTGCTGTGGTTTGCTCGGCTGGTGCCATTCTCAACTCATCACTGGGTCATGAGATTG ATTCTCATGACGCAGTGCTTCGATTCAATGCTGCTCCAACTGAGGGCTATGAGAATGATGTGGGCAACAAGACCACCATCCGCATCATCAACTCTCAG ATTATGGCTGGTCCACAGCATAGGTTTAATGACAGTCATCTCTATAAAAATGTTACACTTGTGGCATGGGATCCTAGTCCATATTCTGGCAACCTTGAAAAG TGGTACAAGAGCCCAGATCATGACCTGTTCACAGCATATATTGAACAAAGGAAGAGATCTCCATCACAGCCCTTCTACATCCTGCACCCAGACTTCCTCTGGAACCTGTGGGACATTCTTCAGGGCAACACAGAAGAGAACGTCCATCCCAATCCACCCTCGTCAGGGTTCATAG GTATCATTCTGATGATGAACATTTGTGAGACTGTTGATATCTATGAGTTCATCCCATCTAAAAGACACACAACTCTGTGCCACTACTATGCGCAGTACCATGACATGGCCTGCACACTGGGAGCGTATCACCCACTGCTTTATGAGAAGCTTCTCATCAGAAGAATGACCACTGCCTCTTTGGACGAACTTATGACAAAGGGAAAGGCCACTCTCCCAGGGTTTAGTCAGATCACCTGCTAA